One Brachyhypopomus gauderio isolate BG-103 chromosome 15, BGAUD_0.2, whole genome shotgun sequence genomic region harbors:
- the socs5b gene encoding suppressor of cytokine signaling 5b: MEKVGKMWSSFKGRCQSLFHTHGSEPSVCSLDTDGVHCVMDMGQADVPGESQAAGASASAQALRVSRARRGHNCVADIPQIVEITVDKETEDVRRVPIVRRDSYSRHAPWGGKKKHSCSTKTQSSLEADGQTSCSRGGPRRRERFYGTSSVQETGESEAGGGGRSLTVRSVRQQLKDTVGLCLPLQTARRPRSATGQAASKRKIHLTELMLETCPFPPGSDLANKWHLIKQHTAPVSPHSSTALLDAFDPARPALEDEEERLRERRRLSIEEGVDPPPNAQIHTLEATAQRSALHKLGPKMAPGSGEAPGEVRGLGAGSSFSGGVTGMVAQVGVSLATPPQLAECDSEEDSTTLCLQARRPKQRHASGDGHSTRHPGPWKVHTQIDFIHCLVPDLLAITALPCYWGVMDRYQAEARLDGRPEGTFLLRDSAQEDYLFSVSFRRYNRSLHARIEQWNHNFSFDAHDPCVFHSSTVTGLLEHYKDPSACMFFEPLLTAPLHRTFPFSLQHLARAAICSRTTYDGISALPLPQTLQDVLKEYHYKQKVRVRWLEREPPLKVK, encoded by the coding sequence ATGGAGAAAGTGGGGAAGATGTGGAGTAGCTTCAAGGGCAGGTGTCAAAGCCTCTTCCACACCCATGGTTCGGAGCCCAGTGTATGCAGCCTGGACACGGATGGCGTCCACTGTGTGATGGACATGGGCCAGGCAGATGTCCCAGGTGAGTCCCAGGCTGCTGGGGCCTCTGCTTCTGCCCAGGCTCTCCGGGTGAGCAGGGCACGCCGAGGCCACAACTGTGTGGCGGACATTCCCCAGATTGTGGAGATCACGGTGGACAAGGAGACGGAGGACGTGCGGAGGGTGCCGATCGTGCGCAGGGACTCGTACTCCCGACACGCTCCCTGGGGGGGGAAGAAGAAACACTCCTGCTCCACTAAAACGCAGAGCTCTCTGGAGGCTGACGGGCAGACGTCCTGCTCAAGAGGAGGGCCCAGGAGGCGCGAGCGTTTCTACGGGACCAGCTCCGTCCAGGAGACGGGCGAGTCGGAAGCGGGAGGTGGTGGGCGGAGCTTGACTGTCCGCTCCGTACGGCAGCAGCTGAAGGACACGGTAGGCTTGTGTCTGCCTCTGCAGACGGCCCGCCGGCCCCGGTCCGCCACGGGCCAGGCTGCTTCCAAGCGCAAGATCCACCTGACGGAGCTGATGCTGGAGACATGTCCGTTTCCACCTGGCTCCGACCTGGCCAACAAGTGGCACCTCATCAAGCAGCACACGGCGCCGGTCAGCCCACATTCCTCCACCGCGCTGCTGGACGCTTTTGACCCGGCGCGCCCCGCCCTGGAGGACGAAGAGGAGAGGCTACGAGAGCGACGGAGGCTCAGCATCGAGGAAGGTGTCGATCCTCCACCCAACGCACAGATCCACACGTTGGAGGCCACGGCTCAGAGGTCCGCCCTCCACAAACTGGGACCAAAGATGGCACCCGGGTCCGGGGAGGCTCCTGGGGAGGTCAGGGGCTTGGGTGCTGGCAGCTCTTTCTCAGGGGGTGTGACTGGTATGGTGGCACAGGTGGGCGTGAGCTTGGCCACACCGCCCCAGCTGGCGGAGTGCGACTCCGAGGAAGACTCCACCACCCTGTGCTTGCAGGCGCGCAGGCCCAAGCAGAGGCACGCGTCTGGGGACGGACACTCCACCCGGCACCCCGGACCCTGGAAGGTGCACACACAGATCGACTTCATCCACTGCTTGGTGCCTGACCTGCTGGCCATCACAGCACTGCCCTGCTACTGGGGCGTGATGGATCGGTACCAAGCGGAGGCGAGGCTGGATGGCCGGCCCGAGGGCACCTTTCTGCTCCGCGACTCGGCGCAGGAGGACTACTTGTTTTCAGTGAGCTTCCGTCGCTACAACCGCTCGCTACACGCACGCATCGAACAATGGAACCACAACTTCAGCTTCGACGCGCACGACCCCTGCGTCTTCCACTCCTCCACGGTCACGGGGCTGCTGGAGCACTACAAGGACCCGAGCGCCTGCATGTTCTTCGAGCCGCTGCTCACGGCGCCGTTGCACCGGACCTTCCCGTTCAGCCTGCAGCACCTGGCGCGTGCCGCCATCTGCAGCCGGACCACCTACGACGGCATCAGCGCCCTGCCGCTACCGCAGACCCTGCAGGACGTCCTGAAGGAGTATCACTACAAACAGAAAGTGCGTGTTCGCTGGCTGGAGCGGGAGCCGCCGCTCAAGGTCAAATGA